A genomic segment from Fusarium keratoplasticum isolate Fu6.1 chromosome 10, whole genome shotgun sequence encodes:
- a CDS encoding Csm1 domain-containing protein — translation MPPRARAKPASALAGLVGSDSEPDLDAFDEAEIQAARTMSATKKPRGRPPRTANKVTKTTASSTHRGSGMLSAVPESATRPSTATKTNSGMAGAGRKAQQNVQDETVTFDDIEALPSVMSTVTKKGTRGRPRSVPPSASKNANNDTSVLVPPSAAKRRGRPPRQAVKPPEEIPETQQEDAMELDVVVEEEEEDINGDVAPVTEPLESWAGYDGSEVSLRRRLGELSKKYENLDMRHRDLREVGVKEAERNFERLKKQAEERTAAANQLIAELKAELAAQTALAEEGEQLRQQLEESEAKAEDLEATIEELTGSLSEAKSEIKTLSTKLAAVRSGDVNSRVPGSAMKAGGLASRTAQAEAAHATQATAQAKEDLYADLTDLIIRGVRQEEMEDVFDCIQTGRNGSLHFKLAVETTEASESYEDTQFTYRPQLDSNRDGELMDMLPDYLVEEITFPRPQASRFYARVVKSLTERIE, via the exons ATGCCACCACGCGCACGCGCAAAACCCGCATCGGCCCTTGCTGGCCTGGTGGGATCTGACTCGGAACCCGATTTGGATGCTtttgacgaggctgagatTCAAGCTGCGCGCACAATGAGTGCTACGAAGAAACCCCGCGGCCGACCTCCACGCACTGCAAACAAGGTGACAAAGACCACGGCTTCATCTACGCACCGAGGAAGCGGCATGCTCTCGGCCGTTCCCGAGTCAGCGACACGACCAAGTACAGCGACCAAGACAAATTCTGGCATGGCGGGAGCGGGGCGCAAAGCCCAACAAAACGTCCAGGATGAGACCGTCACATTCGATGATATCGAGGCGCTCCCGAGTGTCATGTCGACAGTCACGAAAAAAGGGACACGCGGTCGACCTAGAAGCGTACCTCCCTCAGCTTCGAAAAATGCCAACAACGATACGTCAGTGCTGGTCCCGCCAAGCGCAGCAAAACGACGAGGCCGACCGCCCCGACAAGCCGTGAAGCCGCCCGAGGAAATCCCAGAAACACAACAAGAAGATGCAATGGAGTTGGACGTCGTagtagaagaggaggaggaagatatTAATGGAGACGTGGCGCCGGTTACTGAGCCACTTGAATCGTGGGCAGGATATGATGGAAGCGAAGTGTCATTGCGCAGGCGACTTGGGGAGCTCTCAAAGAAGTACGAGAATCTGGATATGCGTCACCGTGATCTACGCGAGGTAGGGGTGAAAGAGGCTGAGCGCAATTTCGAGCGGCTCAAGAAGCAAGCTGAAGAAAGGACCGCAG CCGCAAATCAATTGATTGCTGAACTCAAGGCTGAACTTGCCGCGCAGACCGCTCTTGCAGAGGAAGGCGAGCAACTACGACAGCAACTAGAAGAGAGTGAAGCAAAGGCTGAGGATTTAGAGGCTACCATTGAGGAACTGACTGGTTCTTTGTCAGAAGCCAAGTCGGAAATCAAAACACTCTCTACGAAACTGGCCGCTGTCAGGTCAGGAGACGTGAACTCCAGGGTTCCAGGAAGCGCTATGAAGGCGGGTGGGTTGGCAAGCCGCACAGCACAGGCCGAAGCGGCACATGCGACGCAAGCCACCGCGCAAGCCAAGGAAGATCTCTACGCAGACTTGACAGACCTGATTATCCGTGGGGTGAGAcaagaagagatggaagatgTTTTTGACTGCATCCAGACTGGACGCAACGGCT CTCTTCACTTCAAGTTAGCGGTAGAAACCACTGAGGCATCAGAAAGTTACGAGGATACGCAGTTTACCTACCGACCACAGCTCGATTCTAACCGCGACGGGGAATTGATGGATATGCTACCGGATTatcttgtcgaggagatTACCTTCCCACGGCCCCAGGCTTCTCGATTCTATGCAAGGGTGGTCAAGTCTCTGACTGAGCGGATTGAATAA
- a CDS encoding AAA domain-containing protein, with protein MPSESATWLRWVLGMGERRKLGDVAMDILLFAGMMTAGLYVARNFLNPILSNLADPDKEKHEQARRQAKAHLERLNRQKRDGGEFDDESSDSLRGPELVLNEYENLVALEMVPPQDLSVGFDDIGGLDTIIEELKESVIYPLTMPHLYSHAAPLLSAPSGVLLYGPPGCGKTMLAKAVAHESGASFINLHISTLTEKWYGDSNKIVRAVFSLARKMQPAIIFIDEIDAVLGIRRSGEHEASGMVKAEFMTLWDGLTSANSSGMPARIMVLGATNRINDIDEAILRRMPKKFPVTLPGTAQRRRILQLILQDTKTDPENFSLDYIANITAGLSGSDIKEACRDAAMVPVREYMRQHRQSGQAMSTVDPTQFRGIRSDDFLGREGGQIKLQPTRRPARTGVEELIPEEQD; from the exons ATGCCATCCGAGTCAGCCACCTGGCTGCGCTGGGTCCTCGGCATGGGGGAGCGACGCAAGCTCGGCGATGTCGCCATGGACATCTTGCTATTTGCTGGCATG ATGACCGCTGGCCTGTACGTCGCCCGAAACTTTCTTAACCCGATCCTCAGCAACCTCGCCGATCccgacaaggagaagcacgAGCAAGCGAGACGCCAAGCGAAGGCACATCTAGAGCGGTTAAACCGACAAAAACGAGATGGAGGCGAATTCGACGACGAGAGCAGCGATTCGTTACGGGGGCCGGAGCTGGTTCTGAATGAATATGAAAACCTGGTTGCGCTTGAGATGGTTCCGCCTCAGGACCTCTCTGTTGGATTCGATG ACATTGGTGGATTGGATACCATCATCGAGGAACTCAAGGAATCAGTCATCTATCCCTTGACGATGCCTCATCTTTATTCACACGCTGCGCCACTGCTTTCTGCCCCCTCGGGCGTGCTGCTGTACGGCCCGCCTGGATGTGGAAAGACAatgctggccaaggccgtcgcCCATGAGAGCGGCGCGTCTTTTATCAATCTGCATATCTCGACCCTGACTGAGAAGTGGTATGGAGACTCAAATAAGATTGTGCGAGCTGTCTTCTCCCTTGCCCGCAAGATGCAGCCCGCTATCATTTTCATTGATGAAATTGATGCAGTGCTCGGAATCCGAAGGAGCGGCGAGCATGAGGCCAGCGGCATGGTTAAAGCAGA ATTCATGACCCTTTGGGATGGACTGACGTCTGCAAACTCGTCGGGAATGCCCGCTCGCATCATGGTTCTCGGAGCCACAAACCGCATCAACGACATCGATGAGGCTATCCTCCGTCGAATGCCAAAGAAGTTCCCTGTCACATTGCCCGGCACTGCGCAGCGACGACGGATCCTGCAGCTTATCTTGCAGGACACCAAGACAGACCCCGAGAACTTTAGCTTGGATTACATCGCAAATATCACTGCTGGACTTTCGGGAAGTGACATTAAGGAGGCCTGCCGAGATGCCGCCATGGTGCCTGTGCGGGAGTATATGCGACAGCACCGACAGAGCGGCCAGGCAATGTCGACAGTGGACCCGACGCAGTTCCGGGGCATCAGGTCGGACGACTTTCTAGGTCGGGAGGGAGGTCAGATCAAGTTGCAACCGACCCGACGACCTGCCAGGACGGGGGTTGAGGAGCTTATTCCGGAGGAGCAGGATTAG
- a CDS encoding Cystathionine beta-lyase has translation MSAPSPNEPAKSSNPLKRVDNEGHDLPPSPAPSSPRNGRRRYALATELVYTDSKDQYGASSVPIYQSATFKQSSANGGQQEYDYTRSGNPTRTHLERHLAKIMNASRALAISSGMGALDVITRLLRPGDEVITGDDLYGGSHRLLTYLAANQGIIVHHVDTTTVDSVRARLSEKTAMVLLETPTNPLIKVVDIPSIARLAHEVNPKALVVVDNTMLSPMLFNPLDVGADIVYESGTKYLSGHHDIMAGVIAMNDTQIGDKLFFVINSTGCGLSPNDSFLLMRGVKTLAIRMEKQQANAQAIAEFLESRGFRVRYPGLKSHPQYDLHWSMARGAGAVLSFETGDPAVSERIVEAARLWAISVSFGCVNSLISMPCQMSHASIDAKTRAERQMPEDIIRLCVGIEDVNDLIEDLSRALVQAGAVTVTMDGFHAAGAAKELGETPLTIR, from the coding sequence ATGTCCGCTCCATCTCCAAACGAGCCCGCAAAGTCGAGCAACCCGCTCAAGCGAGTTGACAACGAAGGCCACGACTTGCCTCCCTCCCCCGCGCCCTCGAGCCCCCGCAACGGTCGTCGGCGCTATGCCCTCGCCACGGAACTCGTTTACACTGATAGCAAGGACCAGTATGGCGCCTCCAGCGTCCCTATCTACCAGTCTGCCACCTTCAAGCAGAGCTCTGCCAATGGCGGCCAGCAGGAATACGACTATACACGGTCCGGAAACCCTACTCGCACCCACCTCGAGCGACACCTAGCCAAGATTATGAACGCTTCCCGGGCGCTCGCCATCAGCTCCGGCATGGGCGCTCTCGATGTTATTACCCGCCTGCTCCGTCCTGGAGACGAGGTCATTACCGGCGACGATCTTTATGGTGGCAGCCACCGTCTTCTCACTTACTTGGCTGCCAACCAGGGCATTATTGTTCACCACGtcgacaccaccaccgttgATAGCGTGCGAGCGCGCCTTTCAGAGAAGACTGCCATGGTCCTGCTCGAGACCCCTACCAACCCTCTGATCAAGGTTGTCGATATCCCATCCATTGCCCGATTGGCTCACGAGGTCAACCCCAAGGCCCTGGTCGTTGTCGACAACACCATGCTCTCGCCTATGCTCTTCAACCCTCTCGACGTCGGCGCCGACATTGTCTACGAGTCCGGAACCAAGTACCTGTCGGGCCATCACGACATCATGGCTGGCGTGATTGCCATGAATGACACCCAGATCGGAGATAAGCTTTTCTTCGTCATTAACTCGACGGGCTGCGGTCTGTCACCCAATGATTCATTCCTCCTCATGCGGGGCGTCAAGACTCTGGCTATTCGAATGGAGAAGCAGCAAGCCAACGCTCAAGCCATTGCTGAGTTCCTCGAGTCTCGTGGATTCCGAGTCCGATACCCTGGCCTCAAGTCTCACCCCCAGTATGACCTGCATTGGTCCATGGCCCGTGGTGCCGGTGCGGTTCTCTCTTTTGAGACTGGCGATCCCGCTGTTTCGGAGCGCATTGTAGAAGCTGCCCGACTCTGGGCCATCAGCGTCAGCTTTGGCTGTGTTAACAGCTTGATCAGCATGCCTTGCCAGATGAGCCATGCCAGTATCGATGCCAAGACACGAGCAGAGCGACAGATGCCTGAGGATATTATCCGACTGTGCGTTGGAATTGAGGATGTTAACGATCTTATTGAGGACCTTTCCCGCGCT